One Saccharomyces kudriavzevii IFO 1802 strain IFO1802 genome assembly, chromosome: 4 genomic region harbors:
- the SNU23 gene encoding U4/U6-U5 snRNP complex subunit SNU23 (similar to Saccharomyces cerevisiae SNU23 (YDL098C); ancestral locus Anc_2.359), whose product MSNFGRRTWDREEYAEKARSGYDDQSLKTTLTPTELQALKSKYINYDQLIKGSLKDLNKRKLTTNADSLSSFKRGKKFGFYCDVCNLTFKDTLQYIDHLNHKLHAIKFENLFDEPLIMDLRDNDDVPQEEFEQSYHELVKKFTEVHSTKTQSRKKKFSDVNVNKQPKKVTIQSPIKNESNINQMMGFANFGTSKK is encoded by the coding sequence ATGTCGAATTTTGGGAGAAGGACCTGGGACAGGGAGGAATATGCTGAGAAAGCCAGGAGTGGCTATGATGATCAATCCTTAAAGACGACACTAACGCCGACTGAGTTACAAGCTTTGAAGTCCAAATACATAAATTACGACCAACTAATTAAGGGTTCGCTAAAAGATctaaataaaagaaagctaACAACAAATGCGGACAGTTTGTCGTCTTTTAAGAGAGGAAAGAAGTTCGGGTTCTATTGCGATGTTTGTAATCTAACATTCAAAGATACACTACAATACATTGATCACTTGAACCACAAACTGCACGcaataaaatttgaaaacttgtTTGATGAGCCCTTGATAATGGATTTAAgagataatgatgatgtaCCGCAGGAGGAATTTGAACAATCTTATCATGAGCtggtaaaaaaattcacGGAGGTGCATTCTACGAAGACCCAGtccagaaaaaagaaattctcAGACGTAAACGTGAACAAACAACCCAAGAAGGTGACCATCCAATCCCCTATCAAAAACGAATCGAATATCAATCAAATGATGGGCTTTGCCAATTTTGGCACCTCCAAAAAATGA
- the BUG1 gene encoding Bug1p (similar to Saccharomyces cerevisiae BUG1 (YDL099W); ancestral locus Anc_2.356) produces the protein MSEQEAEAKRAKQLEEARKRVEELKKKKNKKGKGKKNKNSNVTSTTASEALDLESIPGEELAQEQTPTADSIKSGNDNEIVEENDENEETEKKETESAESNDSEIKKEKVVEEGDRAATVEKYGAENAQEEELDESTENTDDKQTIEVEKTAQSQKEKKVIQAQAEVEAAQPQEEKEPSHSSATAEDLFDNDDNEESDFLTTIERQKEDDELSKLRAELEELTQENKQLKFLNMENETTVDDLQEQLQEREDMINSLENDLQTTRDELMATQQRLKEAETKSGRNSTPTPVQFADFNTSGNNPTPLQSATNFAAPMARGNHVEVDRVMLDKWRHWNVDMTTWRSIGSGPIMEF, from the coding sequence ATGTCTGAACAGGAGGCTGAGGCTAAGCGTGCAAAGCAATTGGAAGAAGCTAGGAAGAGAGTAGAggaactgaagaaaaagaaaaataagaagGGTAAAGGtaaaaagaataagaatAGCAACGTTACCAGCACTACAGCTTCAGAGGCGCTTGATTTGGAGAGTATACCGGGTGAAGAACTAGCACAAGAACAAACACCGACAGCAGACTCGATCAAAAGTGGGAACGACAATGAGATCGTCGAAGAGAATGAcgagaatgaagaaacagaaaaaaaggagaCAGAATCAGCTGAATCAAATGATTctgaaatcaagaaagaaaaagttgtAGAAGAAGGCGATCGTGCTGCTACTGTCGAAAAATATGGTGCAGAAAACGCTCAAGAAGAGGAACTCGATGAAAGCACGGAGAATACCGATGACAAGCAAACGATAGAGGTGGAAAAGACTGCACAATcgcaaaaagaaaagaaggtaaTACAAGCTCAGGCAGAAGTGGAGGCTGCACAACCTCAGGAGGAAAAAGAACCCTCACACTCATCTGCAACAGCAGAAGATTTATtcgataatgatgataatgaagaatctgATTTCTTGACCACTATTGAAAGGCAAAAAGAGGATGATGAGCTAAGCAAATTAAGAGCAGAACTAGAAGAACTCACGCaggaaaataaacaattgaagttcttgaatatggaaaatgaaactaCAGTTGATGATCTACAAGAGCAATTACAAGAAAGGGAGGATATGATAAATAGTTTAGAGAACGATTTGCAAACTACAAGGGATGAGCTTATGGCCACTCAACAAAGATTGAAGGAGGCGGAAACAAAATCGGGGAGAAATTCTACACCAACGCCTGTGCAATTTGCGGATTTCAATACTTCTGGTAACAATCCAACTCCTTTGCAATCCGCCACCAATTTTGCCGCACCGATGGCTCGTGGCAACCACGTGGAAGTGGACCGTGTTATGCTGGATAAGTGGCGGCATTGGAACGTGGACATGACCACTTGGAGAAGTATCGGTTCTGGTCCAATAAtggaattttga
- the POL3 gene encoding DNA-directed DNA polymerase delta POL3 (similar to Saccharomyces cerevisiae POL3 (YDL102W); ancestral locus Anc_2.351): protein MSEKRSLPMVDVRIDDEDTPQLEKKIRRQSIDHGVGSEPVSTIEIIPSDSFRKYNSQGFKAKDTDLMGTQLESAFEHELSQMEHDITDQKGHDLSLFEREKLPSDFNANLYDISFQQIDAEQSVLNGMKDENTSTVVRFFGVTSEGYSVLCNVTGFKNYFYVPAPTSSDADDQEQINKFLHYLNESFDHGIDSIEVVSKQSIWGYSGDTKLPFWKIYVTYPQMVNKLRTAFERGHLSFNSWFSNGTTTYDNIAYTLRLMVDCGIVGMSWITLPKGKYSIIEPKNSVSSCQLEVTINYRNLIAHPAEGDWSHSAPLRIMSFDIECAGRIGVFPEPEYDPVIQIANVVSIAGAKKPFIRNVFTLDTCSPITGSMIFSHATEEEMLSNWRKFIIKADPDVIIGYNTANFDIPYLLNRAKALKVNDFPYFGRLKNVKQEIKESVFSSKAYGTRETKNVNIDGRLQLDLLQFIQREYKLRSYTLNAVSAHFLGEQKEDVHYSIISDLQNGDSETRRRLAVYCLKDAYLPLRLMEKLMSLVNYTEMARVTGVPFSYLLARGQQIKVVSQLFRKCLEIDTVIPNMQSQASDDQYEGATVIEPIRGYYDVPIATLDFNSLYPSIMMAHNLCYTTLCNKATVERLNFKLDEDYVITPNGDYFVTAKRRRGILPIILDELISARKRAKKDLRDEKDSFKRDVLNGRQLALKISANSVYGFTGATVGKLPCLAISSSVTAYGRTMILKTKNAVQEKYCIKNGYKYDAVVVYGDTDSVMVKFGTTDLKEAMNLGTEAAKYVSTLFKHPINLEFEKAYFPYLLINKKRYAGLFWTSPEKFDKLDQKGLASVRRDSCSLVSIVMNKVLKKILIERNVDGALTFVRETIDDILHNRVDISKLIISKTLAPNYTNPQPHAVLAERMKRREGVGPNVGDRVDYVIIGGNDKLYNRAEDPLFVLENNIQVDSRYYLTNQLQNPIISIVAPIIGDKQASGMFVVKSIKINTGSQKGGLMSFIKKVEACKSCKGPLKKGEGPLCSNCLARSGELYIKALYDVRDLEEKYSRLWTQCQRCAGNLHSEVLCSNKNCDIFYMRVKVKKELQEKVEQFSKW from the coding sequence ATGAGTGAGAAAAGATCTCTTCCCATGGTAGATGTGAGAATAGATGACGAAGATACTCCccaattggaaaaaaaaataaggcGGCAATCGATAGATCATGGTGTTGGAAGTGAGCCTGTCTCTACAATAGAGATTATTCCAAGTGACTCCTTCAGAAAGTATAATAGCCAAGGTTTCAAAGCAAAGGATACAGATTTAATGGGTACGCAACTAGAGTCTGCTTTTGAACATGAATTATCACAAATGGAACATGACATAACTGATCAAAAAGGGCATGATCTTTCACTATTTGAACGTGAGAAGCTTCCAAGCGATTTCAACGCAAATTTATACGACATTTCCTTCCAACAGATTGATGCTGAACAAAGTGTGCTGAATGGTatgaaagatgaaaatactTCAACTGTAGTAAGATTTTTTGGCGTCACTAGTGAAGGTTACTCCGTACTTTGTAACGTCACGGGCTTTaaaaattatttttatgttccAGCACCCACTTCATCTGACGCAGATGACCAGGAACAGATTAATAAGTTTCTTCACTACTTGAACGAGTCTTTTGACCATGGCATTGATTCAATTGAAGTGGTATCTAAACAGTCTATTTGGGGTTATTCCGGTGACACCAAGTTACCATTCTGGAAAATCTACGTCACTTATCCACAGATGGTTAACAAATTGCGCACTGCATTTGAAAGGGGACACCTCTCATTCAATTCGTGGTTTTCAAACGGTACAACAACCTATGATAATATCGCCTACACCTTAAGACTAATGGTAGACTGTGGAATTGTTGGTATGTCATGGATAACACTgccaaaaggaaaatattcTATTATAGAACCAAAGAATAGcgtttcttcttgtcaATTAGAAGTTACAATTAATTATCGTAACCTCATAGCGCATCCCGCTGAAGGTGATTGGTCTCATTCGGCTCCCTTGCGTATCATGTCATTTGACATTGAATGTGCCGGTAGAATTGGCGTTTTCCCAGAACCTGAATATGATCCTGTCATCCAAATTGCCAATGTCGTAAGTATTGCTGGTGCTAAGAAGCCATTTATTCGTAATGTTTTCACTTTAGATACCTGTTCACCCATAACAGGTTCGATGATCTTTTCACATGCTACAGAGGAGGAAATGCTTAGCAATTGGCGTAAATTCATCATTAAGGCTGATCCTGATGTTATCATCGGTTATAATACCGCAAACTTCGATATACCATACCTTTTGAATCGTGCAAAGGCGTTGAAAGTAAATGATTTCCCATATTTTGGGAGATTGAAAAACGTCAAACAAGAGATTAAAGAATCTGTATTCTCTTCAAAAGCCTATGGTACcagagaaacaaaaaacgtTAATATCGATGGCCGTTTGCAGCTAGATCTCTTGCAATTCATTCAGCGTGAGTATAAATTAAGATCGTACACATTAAACGCAGTCTCTGCGCACTTTCTGGGGGAACAGAAGGAGGATGTGCACTATAGTATAATTTCTGATCTGCAAAACGGCGACAGtgaaacaagaagaaggttAGCTGTTTACTGTTTGAAAGATGCATATCTGCCTCTGAGGCTTatggaaaaattaatgTCCCTAGTTAATTATACCGAAATGGCTCGTGTTACAGGTGTGCCTTTTTCGTATTTGTTGGCTCGTGGTCAACAAATCAAGGTTGTTTCTCAACTGTTTAGGAAATGTCTAGAAATCGATACTGTGATACCAAACATGCAATCTCAGGCCTCTGACGATCAATATGAAGGTGCCACTGTTATCGAACCCATCCGTGGCTATTATGATGTACCGATTGCAACGTTGGATTTCAATTCATTATATCCAAGTATTATGATGGCGCACAACCTATGTTATACAACCCTTTGCAATAAAGCAACTGTAGAAAGATTAAACTTTAAACTTGACGAAGACTACGTTATCACACCAAATGGTGATTATTTTGTTACTGCTAAAAGGAGACGCGGTATCTTACCAATCATTCTGGATGAATTAATTAGCGCCAGAAAACGTGCTAAAAAGGATTTAAGAGATGAAAAGGATTCATTTAAGAGAGATGTTTTGAATGGTAGACAGTTGGCTTTAAAAATTTCGGCAAATTCTGTTTACGGTTTTACAGGTGCTACGGTGGGTAAATTACCATGTTTAGCCATTTCTTCGTCTGTTACGGCTTATGGTCGTACCATGAttttaaaaacaaaaaatgcAGTTCAAGAGAAATACTGTATCAAGAATGGCTATAAGTATGATGCTGTCGTTGTTTACGGTGACACTGACTCTGTTATGGTAAAATTTGGCACAACAGATTTAAAAGAAGCTATGAATCTTGGTACAGAGGCGGCTAAATATGTTTCTACTTTATTCAAACATCCGATTAACTTAGAATTCGAAAAAGCTTATTTCCCGTACCTATTGATTAATAAAAAGCGTTACGCAGGCTTGTTCTGGACTAGTCCTGAAAAGTTTGATAAATTGGACCAAAAAGGTCTTGCGTCCGTTCGTCGTGATTCGTGTTCCTTGGTTTCTATTGTTATGAATAAagttttaaagaaaattttgattgaaAGAAACGTTGATGGTGCTTTAACTTTTGTTAGAGAGACCATTGATGATATTCTGCATAATAGAGTGGATATTTCGAAGTTGATCATATCGAAAACATTAGCACCAAATTACACAAACCCACAGCCACATGCTGTTTTGGCCGAACGTATGAAGAGGAGAGAAGGCGTTGGTCCAAATGTTGGTGATCGTGTGGATTATGTCATAATCGGTGGCAATGATAAGCTTTATAATAGAGCAGAAGATCCATTATTCGTattggaaaataatattcaaGTAGATTCGCGTTATTATTTGACGAATCAATTACAAAACCCGATTATTAGTATTGTTGCGCCCATTATTGGCGACAAGCAAGCAAGTGGTATGTTCGTCGTGAAATCAATTAAAATTAACACCGGTTCTCAAAAGGGAGGCCTAATGagtttcatcaaaaaagtgGAAGCCTGTAAAAGCTGTAAAGGCCCGCTGAAGAAAGGTGAAGGTCCCCTTTGTTCGAACTGTTTAGCAAGATCCGGCGAATTGTACATCAAGGCGTTGTATGATGTCAGAGacttggaagaaaaatattcaaggCTATGGACACAATGTCAAAGATGTGCAGGTAACTTGCATAGTGAGGTTCTGTGTTCAAATAAAAACTGTGACATTTTTTACATGCGTGTCAAGGTTAAGAAAGAGCTACAGGAAAAAGTGGAACAATTTAGCAAATGGTAA
- the GET3 gene encoding guanine nucleotide exchange factor GET3 (similar to Saccharomyces cerevisiae GET3 (YDL100C); ancestral locus Anc_2.355): MDLTVEPNLHSLINSTTHKWIFVGGKGGVGKTTSSCSIAIQMALSQPNKQFLLISTDPAHNLSDAFGEKFGKDARKVSGMDNLSCMEIDPSAALKDMNDMAVSRANSSGGEGQGDDLGSLLQGGALADLTGSIPGIDEALSFMEVMKHIKRQEQGEGETFDTVIFDTAPTGHTLRFLQLPNTLSKLLEKFGEITNKLGPMLNSFMGAGNVDISGKLNELKANVETIRQQFTDPDLTTFVCVCISEFLSLYETERLIQELISYDMDVNSIIVNQLLFAENDQEHNCKRCQARWKMQKKYLDQIDELYEDFHIIKMPLCAGEIRGLNNLTKFSQFLKKEYDPAANGKVIYELEDKE, from the coding sequence ATGGATTTAACCGTGGAACCTAACTTACACTCTTTGATTAACTCAACTACTCACAAGTGGATTTTTGTCGGTGGTAAAGGTGGTGTTGGTAAGACTACTTCTTCATGTTCCATTGCCATCCAAATGGCTTTGAGCCAACCAAATAAGCAATTTTTATTGATCTCTACAGATCCTGCACATAACTTAAGTGATGCGTTCGGTGAGAAGTTTGGTAAAGACGCTAGAAAAGTATCAGGCATGGACAATTTGTCATGCATGGAAATCGATCCATCTGCTGCTTTGAAAGATATGAATGACATGGCAGTTTCCCGTGCCAATAGTAGTGGGGGTGAAGGCCAGGGTGACGATTTGGGAAGCTTGCTACAAGGCGGTGCCCTTGCTGATTTGACCGGCTCGATTCCTGGTATCGATGAAGCTTTATCCTTCATGGAAGTCATGAAGCACATCAAAAGACAAGAACAAGGCGAAGGCGAAACTTTCGATACTGTCATATTCGACACTGCACCAACCGGCCACACGTTAAGGTTCCTGCAACTGCCAAACACTTTGTCCAAGCTCTTGGAAAAGTTCGGTGAAATCACTAATAAATTGGGTCCAATGCTAAACTCCTTCATGGGCGCGGGTAATGTCGATATATCTGGtaaattgaatgaattgaAGGCCAACGTGGAAACGATCAGGCAACAGTTCACAGACCCTGACTTGACAACCTTTGTCTGCGTGTGTATCAGTGAATTTTTGTCTCTATACGAAACTGAAAGATTGATCCAAGAACTGATCTCCTACGATATGGATGTCAACTCCATCATTGTCAACCAATTATTGTTTGCTGAAAACGATCAAGAACACAACTGTAAGAGGTGTCAAGCCAGATGGAAGATGCAGAAGAAGTACTTGGACCAGATCGACGAGCTGTACGAAGATTTCCACATCATCAAAATGCCATTGTGTGCTGGTGAGATCAGGGGATTGAACAACTTGACAAAGTTCTCACAATTCCTAAAAAAGGAGTACGACCCCGCTGCCAATGGCAAGGTCATCTATGAGCTCGAAGATAAGGAATAA
- the DUN1 gene encoding serine/threonine protein kinase DUN1 (similar to Saccharomyces cerevisiae DUN1 (YDL101C); ancestral locus Anc_2.352) — protein sequence MCLATKREHSGGLINPSFKRQQRNNKCSSEYACLGHLVNLIPGKEQQVEISNRSVTTIGRSRSCDVILNEPDISTFHAEFHLLQMNVDSFQRNLINVIDKSRNGTFINGNRLVKKDYILKNGDRIVFGKSCSFLFKYASSSFADLENDDGSAGPETHPSKNGDDVFKKPQIGAASSQNSIIGSVPKKTIKTKPVSFFDKYLLGKELGAGHYALVKEAKNKKSGQQVAVKIFHAQQNDDQKKNKQFREETNILMRVHHPNIVNLLDSFVEPISKSQIQKYLVLEKIDDGELFERIVRKTCLRQDESKALFKQLLTGLKYLHEQNIIHRDIKPENILLNITRRENSNQAQLGPWDEDEIDIQVKIADFGLAKFTGEMQFTNTLCGTPSYVAPEVLTKKGYSSKVDLWSAGVILYVCLCGFPPFSDQLGPPSLKEQILQAKYAFYSPYWDKIDDLVLHLISNLLVLNPDERYNIDEAMDHPWFKDLQQQNSVSLELQRLQITDNKVPKTYSELSCL from the coding sequence ATGTGTTTGGCCACGAAAAGAGAGCACTCTGGCGGATTAATCAACCCGTCATTCAAGAGACAGCAGCGCAATAACAAGTGCAGCTCCGAATATGCCTGTCTGGGCCATCTCGTGAACTTGATACCTGGTAAAGAACAACAAGTTGAAATATCGAATAGGAGCGTTACTACGATAGGTCGAAGTAGGTCGTGCGATGTCATACTCAACGAGCCTGATATCTCGACTTTCCATGCAGAGTTTCATCTGCTGCAAATGAATGTGGATAGCttccaaagaaatttgatCAATGTTATTGATAAAAGCAGAAACGGAACTTTCATTAATGGCAACCGTTTGGTGAAGAAAGACTACATCTTGAAAAACGGTGATAGAATTGTCTTTGGTAAGAGTTGTTCCTTTCTGTTTAAGTATGCATCCTCGTCCTTCGcagatttggaaaatgatgatggaAGTGCAGGCCCAGAGACACACCCGTCTAAGAACGGCGACGACGTCTTCAAAAAACCACAAATAGGTGCTGCAAGTAGCCAAAATTCTATCATTGGTTCTGTCCCTAAGAAAACGATCAAGACAAAACctgtttccttttttgataaataccTACTCGGTAAAGAGTTAGGTGCAGGGCATTATGCCTTGGTAAAGGAGgctaaaaataaaaaaagtggTCAACAAGTGGCGGTGAAGATATTTCACGCCCAACAAAATGAtgatcaaaagaagaataaacaATTTAGAGAGGAAACTAATATTTTAATGAGAGTACATCATCCAAACATTGTTAACCTACTAGATAGTTTTGTAGAACCGATCAGCAAATCTCAGATACAGAAATATTTAGTGCTGGAGAAGATCGATGATGGTGAATTATTCGAAAGAATCGTCAGGAAAACATGTCTAAGACAAGATGAGTCAAAGGCCCTATTCAAACAATTACTAACCGGGTTGAAGTACTTACATGAACAAAATATCATTCATAGGGACATCAAGCCTGAAAATATCCTACTGAACATTACAAGGCGCgaaaattcaaatcaagCCCAACTGGGCCCATgggatgaagatgaaattgatattCAAGTTAAGATAGCAGATTTTGGCCTGGCAAAATTTACAGGTGAAATGCAGTTCACGAATACTCTTTGTGGTACTCCATCTTATGTGGCACCTGAAGTTCTCACAAAGAAGGGATATTCATCAAAAGTAGATCTTTGGAGTGCAGGTGTCATACTGTATGTATGCTTGTGTGGTTTCCCGCCATTCAGTGATCAATTAGGGCCACCTTCATTAAAGGAGCAGATCTTGCAAGCTAAATATGCGTTTTACTCTCCATACTGGGACAAAATCGATGATTTGGTATTGCATTTGATTTCTAATCTTTTGGTCTTAAATCCTGATGAAAGATATAATATCGATGAGGCCATGGACCATCCTTGGTTCAAAGACCTACAGCAACAAAATTCAGTCTCATTGGAATTGCAACGTTTACAAATTACTGACAATAAAGTACCCAAGACATACTCCGAATTGTCTTGCCTCTGA
- the RPN6 gene encoding proteasome regulatory particle lid subunit RPN6 (similar to Saccharomyces cerevisiae RPN6 (YDL097C); ancestral locus Anc_2.361) gives MSLSGTKMEEARNLVSEKQYDKAEQVYLSLLDKDSSQSSAPAGSIDEKRRNEQETSILELGQLYVTMGAKDKLREFIPHSTEYMMQFAKSKTVKVLKTLIEKFEQVPDSLDDQIFVCEKSIEFAKREKRVFLKHSLSIKLATLHYQKKQYKESLALINDLLREFKKLDDKPSLVDVHLLESKVYHKLRNLAKSKASLTAARTAANSIYCPTQTVAELDLMSGILHCEDKDYKTAFSYFFESFESYHNLTTHNSYEKACQVLKYMLLSKIMLNLIDDVKNILNAKYTKETYQSRGIDAMKAVAEAYNNRSLLDFNTALKQYEKELMGDELTRSHFNALYDTLLESNLCKIIEPFECVEISHISQIIGLDTQQVEGKLSQMILDKIFYGVLDQGNGWLYVYETPNQDATYDSALELVGQLNKVVDQLFEKASVLY, from the coding sequence ATGTCTTTGTCGGGTACGAAAATGGAGGAGGCCAGGAATCTGGTTAGCGAAAAACAGTACGACAAAGCTGAACAAGTGTATTTGAGCTTGTTAGATAAAGACAGTTCACAGAGCAGTGCCCCAGCTGGCAGCATAGATGAAAAGCGCAGAAATGAGCAGGAGACCAGCATATTGGAATTGGGACAGTTGTACGTGACAATGGGCGCAAAGGACAAGCTGCGTGAGTTCATTCCGCATTCTACGGAGTATATGATGCAGTTTGCGAAATCCAAGACGGTGAAGGTCTTGAAAACATTGATTGAAAAGTTCGAGCAAGTGCCGGATTCTTTGGATGACCAGATCTTTGTTTGCGAGAAAAGCATCGAATTTGCCAAGAGAGAGAAAAGGGTATTTTTGAAGCATTCTCTGTCGATTAAATTGGCTACGCTACActaccaaaagaaacaatacAAGGAGTCGTTAGCATTGATCAACGATTTGTTAAGGGAGTTCAAAAAACTGGATGATAAACCCTCTTTGGTTGATGTACATCTATTGGAAAGTAAAGTTTATCATAAACTGAGAAACTTGGCAAAGTCCAAGGCCTCCTTGACCGCAGCAAGAACAGCAGCTAACTCCATATACTGTCCCACACAAACTGTAGCGGAATTAGATTTAATGAGTGGTATCCTGCACTGTGAAGATAAAGATTACAAAACTGCATTTTCATACTTCTTCGAGAGTTTTGAGAGTTACCATAATTTGACCACTCATAATTCCTATGAAAAGGCATGCCAAGTCCTGAAGTACATGCTCTTGTCCAAGATCATGCTGAACCTTATCGATGACGTGAAAAACATTCTAAATGCCAAATATACAAAGGAAACGTACCAATCTCGAGGTATTGACGCCATGAAAGCTGTCGCTGAGGCCTATAATAACAGATCACTTTTGGACTTCAATACGGCGCTAAAACAATACGAGAAAGAGCTGATGGGTGATGAATTAACAAGATCTCACTTCAATGCATTATACGATACTTTATTAGAGTCCAATTTATGTAAAATTATCGAGCCATTCGAATGCGTGGAAATATCTCACATCTCTCAAATAATCGGCCTGGATACCCAGCAAGTGGAAGGGAAACTGTCCCAGATGATACTGGATAAGATATTCTATGGTGTTTTGGATCAAGGCAATGGCTGGCTTTATGTTTACGAGACTCCGAATCAAGATGCCACATACGACTCTGCATTAGAATTAGTCGGACAATTAAATAAAGTCGTCGATCAGTTGTTCGAAAAGGCAAGCGTCTTGTATTAG